One genomic region from Euleptes europaea isolate rEulEur1 chromosome 6, rEulEur1.hap1, whole genome shotgun sequence encodes:
- the CALCB gene encoding calcitonin gene-related peptide 2 isoform X1: MIMLKISSLLVVYALVACQMENYQAVPLRPGLESATDRGTLGDYEARRLLNALVKEYVQMTAQELEQASEGNSLDRPISKRCANLSTCVLGKLSQELHKLQTYPRTDVGAGTPGKKRNVRNDLESERYANYEEALGSN, encoded by the exons ATGATCATGCTGAAGATTTCCTCTCTTCTTGTCGTCTATGCCCTGGTGGCTTGCCAGATGGAGAACTACCAGGCAGTCCCTCTCAG ACCCGGTTTGGAGTCCGCGACGGACCGAGGGACGCTGGGCGACTACGAAGCCCGGCGGTTATTAAACGCGCTGGTGAAAGAGTACGTGCAGATGACGGCGCAGGAGCTGGAGCAGGCCAGCGAAGGGAACAG cTTGGATAGACCCATTTCCAAACGCTGCGCCAACCTGAGCACTTGTGTGTTGGGCAAACTGTCTCAAGAACTGCACAAATTGCAAACGTACCCTCGCACTGACGTCGGGGCTGGAACTCCTGGCAAGAAAAGGAATGTGCGGAATGACCTGGAGAGTGAACGCTATGCAAACTATGAGGAAGCCCTCGGAAGCAACTAG
- the CALCB gene encoding calcitonin gene-related peptide 2 isoform X2 codes for MIMLKISSLLVVYALVACQMENYQAVPLRPGLESATDRGTLGDYEARRLLNALVKEYVQMTAQELEQASEGNSSITAQKRACNTATCVTHRLADFLSRSGGVGKSNFVPTNVGAKAFGRRRRNVQM; via the exons ATGATCATGCTGAAGATTTCCTCTCTTCTTGTCGTCTATGCCCTGGTGGCTTGCCAGATGGAGAACTACCAGGCAGTCCCTCTCAG ACCCGGTTTGGAGTCCGCGACGGACCGAGGGACGCTGGGCGACTACGAAGCCCGGCGGTTATTAAACGCGCTGGTGAAAGAGTACGTGCAGATGACGGCGCAGGAGCTGGAGCAGGCCAGCGAAGGGAACAG CAGCATCACAGCACAGAAGAGGGCATGTAACACGGCAACCTGTGTGACCCATCGCTTGGCAGACTTCCTGAGTAGGTCAGGAGGAGTGGGCAAGAGCAACTTTGTACCTACCAACGTGGGAGCAAAAGCTTTCGGCAGGCGAAGAAGAAATGTTCAGATGTAA